The following are from one region of the Mangifera indica cultivar Alphonso chromosome 14, CATAS_Mindica_2.1, whole genome shotgun sequence genome:
- the LOC123196511 gene encoding protein STRICTOSIDINE SYNTHASE-LIKE 12-like, with protein sequence MDASVDIETDTCMQRSPNSTEIETLHICKHALQNTCSHFVHFHYFLLVFAFCSSFFPISKAATPFSRIRPESSAFDAAGGGPYTGVADGRILKYLNQVDGFVEYGVTSRNWSRALCVSNINPALGPTCGRPIGLGFNNFTGSLNIADAYLGLLELPANQTVATQLATSADGVPFRFPDGLDVDPLTGDVYFTDASAVYQISQLQLAVALNDSTGRLLKYDIKTKRVTVLLKGLAGAAGTAVSSDGSFVLVTEFIGQRIQKYWLKGPKANTTEVIITFHGRPDNIKRNPGGDFWVAVNQKTLIPLIMLPEGIRLDANGTIRESLPISVQYGLQSISEVQQFSGKLYIGSLYGNFIGTYE encoded by the exons ATGGACGCATCCGTAGATATAGAAACTGATACATGCATGCAAAGAT CTCCAAACTCGACAGAGATAGAGACTTTGCATATTTGCAAGCATGCACTCCAAAACACGTGCAGCCATTTTGTCCATTTccattattttcttcttgtctTTGCCTTCTGTTCTTCATTCTTTCCGATTTCAAAAGCTGCCACTCCCTTTTCCCGCATCAGGCCCGAGTCTTCTGCTTTTGATGCTGCTGGTGGTGGCCCTTACACTGGTGTTGCTGATGGTAGAATTCTCAAATACCTTAACCAAGTTGATGGTTTCGTAGAATATGGTGTCACTTCACGCAATTG GTCCCGCGCACTGTGTGTTAGCAACATCAACCCAGCTCTAGGACCTACATGTGGGAGGCCAATAGGTTTGGGGTTTAATAACTTTACAGGCAGCCTCAACATTGCTGATGCTTACCTCGGCCTACTGGAATTGCCGGCAAATCAGACAGTTGCAACGCAACTTGCCACAAGTGCAGACGGTGTACCCTTTCGCTTCCCCGACGGATTGGACGTTGATCCTCTAACTGGAGATGTGTATTTTACAGATGCTAGTGCTGTTTACCAAATAAG TCAACTTCAACTTGCAGTTGCTTTAAACGATTCAACAGGAAGATTGTTGAAGTATGACATTAAAACCAAAAGGGTTACAGTGTTACTCAAGGGGCTTGCTGGTGCAGCGGGGACTGCAGTGAGTTCTGATGGCAGTTTCGTTCTTGTGACTGAGTTTATTGGTCAAAGAATTCAGAAGTATTGGCTCAAAGGTCCAAAAGCCAACACAACAGAAGTTATCATCACCTTCCATGGGAGGCCAGACAACATTAAGAGGAACCCGGGTGGAGATTTTTGGGTGGCAGTGAACCAGAAGACACTTATTCCACTAATTATGCTGCCCGAGGGAATCAGACTTGATGCAAATGGTACTATTAGGGAATCACTGCCGATATCTGTCCAGTACGGACTTCAATCAATCAGTGAAGTTCAGCAATTTTCCGGGAAACTTTACATAGGATCACTGTATGGAAATTTCATTGGTACCTACGAGTAG